Genomic DNA from Tamandua tetradactyla isolate mTamTet1 chromosome Y, mTamTet1.pri, whole genome shotgun sequence:
tatggggaaaaaaagaaaaaacagaaaaaacttagTTAAAGGAGAAGTGGTCTActaaagaaagacacagaaactgTCATAAGACAGAAATGGAGAAGCAGAGATAGCTCAAcaatacacacaaaaacaaaaacaattatggAAATATTGATGTGTAAATTTAGACAGGCAGGAATGAAAGACATGACAGAAATAAAGTCACAGGTGGAgtcagggaaagaaataaaaactcatactTTGTAACAGAGAAACCAAAGCAAAACACTTTCATTCTATGCATTTTCAAAAGAGATCTTGTCATAGGGGGAAATCTAGTTAAGGTTTAAGAAAGTTGAGGTACAATCCTCGGAAAGATGACTTTCTCTGATTTGAGAGGACTATGGGAGCCCAGATTTCACAGATATCAGAACTGGACACTCAGTCTGGCTAAGAAAAGAATTTTAGGCCCAATATGAAAGTGCTGCATAGGAGACCGAATTCCACTAAGGTCTAATCCTTCTGAAGGAACTATTGCCACAACCAGCGGCACTCAAGGAAACAAAGAGCACAGTAAAGATTCACTATGTGGATCTTGGATAGTATTTTGCTCATTTCATATCAGGGCAAGCCACACATAAGACTAGCCATGGCATCGAAGGAAGACTTGGCAGGAGTCGTTAAGCAGTTAAAGTATCCAGTCTGTACCTCTTCTCCATACTTTAAACCCTTGGCAAAATTGTACCAAAACACCTGTCTAGAGGAAAAAATATCCTGTAGACCATCTCTGATCTCGGATGGCTATGGCCATGACTGCCTTCCACTGaaaagctactggaatatagcttCCTTTGCCAGTGTCTAGAAGTCCTAGGAACAGTCACAAGGAACCTGCAAGAGTTCCTTGAAGTTTATCTCATGGAGCTAGGAAGACTGATTTCAGTGCTACCGTGGGGTCACGGTACTAACAGCTGTCTAGTATGACTACTTCCTCTCTAAAGcctcagctgcctttcctcatgAAGGAGCAGAGGTGCCACACAGAGTTGCAAATCCACAAAGCAGATTTGGAAGTGATGGGGATGATTCATCTATTTAAATCCTTCTCCTTGATAGAGAACCCAGTGGTTCTCTAAGATGGGAGGTGAGGGGAGTTTATATAGGGCCAGCATTGTCAATATAAGAAGGTCAATGACTCTCATGTGGAGCACTTTATTCGGAATGAGCAGGAAACAGGAAACCCAGCTATGGCAGGGTCAGTCCTTTACCCTGTCTAGAGATTAGGGCTTCCCTCAGAAGCAATTACATGCTCAAGAAGGTGCACTCCAGGTGTTTGCCAATTCCTGACTGAGGATTTCAAATGTGGGTCATTCTCTTTCAGTCATCCCATTAACTAGGCTCGACCCAGAAAAACTTCCTCACAAAAGTGTTTCATGAGTAGGAGATGTATTCAAGCCTATTGTTATGAAGGTAATAACAATATGAATACATTCGGTTCATGACGGAAGGACAGCATGTGGGTAGGTAAGATATTCTAGTACTTGCATATAAAGCGCCTATACACTTTGACCCCATACCTCTGACTGAATCCATTTTGCACCAGAAATGAGGTCCAAAGAGAGGAAAGTGATCACCTGTGGTTTATATAGTTATGAGGGAAAATGCAGTTCTGACTTTCCCTAGACACCTAATTTAGAAACCTAGGAAAGTCTGGACCTTCCACATGTTTCCCTTTTCCCAAGGTGCTCGTGAACACATTATACCTCCGGTCTCCAAACAGTAAATTGTTAGAACGGTCCTGATAGGTCAGCTTGGTAGTCACTGGGAAGGGTTCCACAGTCAAAAATCTTTGCAGAATCACTGCTTTGTTTGGCAGTGAGCTGAAATTTAAGATATCCTCCATCTTGTGCTATGTTATGTATAAGAGCATCAAAAAAAGGGTACTGAGTAAAGTGTAATCTAAGCAAACTGTGTACGGAATTTAGGATTTACCAGCCTATGTCTTACCATGTCCTTCCTATAgactttctttcagttctttcttaGAAATAAGTGAATgggaagttaaaatttttaaaaattcaggtttTGAACGatggaaacgttttggtaatgggtagaggtgatagcacaatattgtgaatgtaattaattgcACTGcaatttttatacatatatgtgtgtatacacacacacatatgtatatacacacacacatatattaatgagattaaaaggggaaacggTAGATTGCATAtatgtaacagaataaaaatttcaaaagaaatccaCAGAGCTACACTACACCGCAAACTGCAAACAATGAAATGgagttaaaagtacaattattaaaaggTGCTACTATCAATTATAAGAAATTTTCCAcactaatgaaaaatattaatagggtgatatatgggaagcCTATATgctattcatgattgttctgtaaccccACAatgtctctaataaaaaaaaaaagtaactcttTGCAACTGTAGTCTCTGCCTTCTCCCAATCCCAGCTACCACACTACTAGAAAGAACTGCATCTTCACCTAGAAACTCAAAGCATAATGTTCTCTCTACATTCATAGGCCCAGCCCTCTGTCCCCATATCCCCTAGCCAGACTAGGAATTTCCTAGATCAGATTAAAAAGCCAAACATGAGGGGTTGCTTATTTATTGCATACACTCCCAACAAGCACATACATGGAtttgcatttgtatatatttttgtatttatttcactATTATCACTCCAGGTTTATCAGTGTCTCACTTTTATCTTTTACAACCCagtcctttttcttcatttctcttctgcACATGAGAACCATCTTGACTATTCATTTCCCGTTTTTGAAGTAGCATTTTAGGTCTTGTGTTATTTTTGGTAAACTATGATATTCTATCATTTCCACATCAAAAGCTGAAGGAGCCCTGGAACacgaacatacacacacaaacatgaatatacatattaaaaacttgtattttctctgaacaatattaaaatattatgttaattCTTCTAGTTCCGGCACTGGAGACTATCCCTTCCCCATTTGTGGTTTCTTAAACTTCCTCCACCATGAGTTAAATGCTATATAATCCCTACACCATTCCctgtctgtattttctgtattgcTATTGGGTGTGTGTGCTTGTAGAAAGGTGGATAAGACAATTAAAAGATTGTTTATAACAGAAAAGCAATAGGACACTGTGGTGAGCATTTCCACAGAGACTTGTAGCAATTTTTGGAGAAGGTCATGGAGTAGCCTTAGGGTGAGCGAAACCTAAATGTATGAGTCTGAGGATAAGACCGATAACCACAGAACGACGGTTCAGGGAAACGGAGATAATGATTCAGTTTTGCAACTGTCTGTGTTGAGCTGGTCATGCTCTTTATCAGTTTAACCTTGGCCGGCTGTAACTTGTTTGAAATAATTCTCCAATGTTCCTGACTCAGAGTGATTCCCTGAATGACCTGGGATTGCATGCAGTCTTACTCTTGACTTCAGTTGCTCCACTAGAGAACTAAGAGTCGCAGGCAGCTGACAACTGCATTTCAGCTCCCACTGCCTGTGCTCCTGACCTGTTATCTCCATTCCCACTCCTGGTCTCTTCTTCCCTCGGGTAGTATTGCATGGGATTGAGCCAAAGGTCCTCACTGATGATCTGATAGAAGAAATAGGTTGAGTCAGGCCAGGGTTAGGATTGCATTCCCCCATCAGCTGGGGAGCAGAATGCAACAAAGGCCATTTCTGATGTGCCCTGAGTGGCCCCACCTCAGCAAATCTATTAGATCCTGTGAAGTTGTGGTCAGAGAACCAGTTGAAGAAGTTAGGGCTGGTGTTCTGGTGCCTGCGACTGTAGGCCTGACATTCAAAATTCTGGAACCAGCGAATTGGAGTTGAATGAGAAGCCCTAAATcctgaagaaagaggaagatgggACCCAAGGGTTGGATCCTGCTGGCTTAAGGCCCACCCCTACCACCTGCCGTGATCCATCTAGAGAGCCACCACTTACCAGTAATGTCAACGTCATACTCCTTAATGATTACTTCATTTTGGAAGTATGGGTTGCTCCTAAAGAAAAATGTGATCTTGCAAAAGTTTTTGGGTTGGTTGATCTCTTCCACCTGTCAGGATGATGTGGAGTAGAATTATACAATTTCTCTCTAGGGTTCTTGCCCTTGCCTGTTTCCATGGATGAGTAATTCCCCCTTGCCCTCCCCAACATCAAGTTGTATTGCATTGATATTCCCTGCCTTACCTCCAAATTGGTCATGTAGTTAAGCATGTCTTCATCTTGCTCAGTGATCACAGCTGACATCTGGGGATGGTTCAGAATCTGCACTGGGTTAAGGAGCCTAGAAATCTATGAATGGAAGGGTTAGAAGCAGGCAAAGCACATCTGGCAAGCTACCAAATACGGACTACATATCTCCCATATCTCCTGACATTGTACACCTATTTCTCTCAACCCGTACCCTTCATCGGAGGCTGCCTTATAGTCTGTggttcttttagttttctgttcctCTAAAAACTAAACATACGGACAGTCTAAACAGTTCCTGGTCTTGGTGTATTTTATGTACCCTTTACCTCTTCTCTGTGCTCTCAATTTGAGGGTATAGAGATATTCATGTGAGACTATATCCTGGCAGGGTTTGTGTGTTTCCCCTCTGCCTGTGTGACTATGTTTGGAGTTCTACTAGCACCACATAGTGAAAAGAAACGGGGTATATGTATGGAAGGCAGTACTTGCTGTGAAAATGGTGCCAAGCAAGGACAATAGCTGTTGCAAAGGAAACCCTTCTGTGTTGAGGATATGGTGTCTTTTCAGTGAGGTTGTGACAGACGCTGCACAGCCCATGAGTGACTAGAATGGTCTTTTGACTTCCATATCAGGTGGGATATTTTTCAGGGAACAGGTGCTACAAATACCTACTCTGTGGGAAGGGTTCTTTGTGCTGTTCTTAATTCTGCATGTGGACCTCAGCATTTACTTTCCAGTGGAAATTTCCCCAAATTCAGCCACGTTTTCTGACTCTGGTTGGTCAGTGTGTTCAGCCCAGACCCCTTTCCAAAATTTTTGGCTGTTTTTGCAGAACTATACCCTCCCCAGCTGGAAGTGTTCCCTACCCAGTTGGGAGCTTCCTTTCCAACCATTACATCCCTAATTACACCCACTGGAGGCCTTCTTGCATGAGCAACAGTAAGGATACAGCTTTGACCCAGAAACCTGGAAAACCCTGAATGATGGCACTTCTGCTTTCCAGGTGGGACTTGCGCCTCTGCCACATGTTACGCCTTAGTCTAGAGAAGGCCCTGCGTGCTCGGGCATTCACCGGCTCCATTTCTAACTGAAGAGCCTCAAGGGCCTCCAGGAAGGGCCGGGTCCTCGAAGGACCAAGGTCTGACTGCACCTGCTCCTTCTCCTTCTGCCTCTCCTGAGGTTCCTTCACGTCCTCTTCCGTTACTACCGCCACGGTCTCCATTCCGTCCTCGTTCACCAGCCCAGTCTCGCCCCGGATCTCTATCTCAACTCTTACTTCCAGCTTCTCAATCTCCGGCCCCATCCCCACCCAAAGGATCGCAGTCTCCTCGCTGGGCCCTTCCGTCACCTCCCGCACGGCTGCGGCCTGCGCCTCTGCCCCTGCGCTGCTGCTCTCTGGGGACTGCTCCCCCCGAGGCCCCACAGACTCTCCTACCAGAAGGCCACCTGCCGGCTTCAAGTGGTTGTCTGGGAACCCTGACCTCTCCTCACTCGCCATATGATCCCTTTCCTGGATCATGGACCTTGAAAAGAAGTCCCTTCGAGGTGACTTCCAGCACCTCCACCTACAGGTAGCCAAACTTGAGGGCAGCTTCTTGGCGTGTCTGTAGTTAAGACAGCGCACGCGCAGCTATTTGTGCCGGAAATGCGACCGGCCGTGACCGGAAGGAGATCCTCGCGATGCTCCGAATCTTTCGTCACCGAAGAGTGGGCGACCATTGAGTGCAGGTTATTGCCTAGTGCCTCATTTCGGAGAATCGAAGCTTCGTCCAGAATAAGTACCAGGAACACATGTCCAGAACAGCCAACAGCTTCTAGCAGTCTGATTGAGGGAAATGTGGGGTTACGAAGTGATTGATTCCGCTGCCCATCTGATGTCAAAGCTGGTCCTCCGGATAAATGACTTGATTCTGGATGAGAGACTTCACCATACACTCTCTGGCACCACTCAGCCAGAAACAGGTTTTAGGCAGCTTCGTAACTGCTGCCACGGATAATTGCCCTTTTCTTATTCTaatcttaaatatcattttagAGCCATCCACTGCCTACAGCTACCCAGAAGCCACTCTATCCTCCTTCtgtcataaataaaaatgatgtatGGGTggcagaagggggaaaaaagctcctcaaataggaaaaaaaacatttgagtACCATATTTGACAGTACAGTCCCACAATATAAGCAATTTTGAGAACTGGGTCTCCATACCATACTAATAAATGTAAGGAAAACTAGCCTGAGGAGGATTTTTGATACTGAATCAAAGAATTATAATGGGACTACAGGTACACAGTGGAAGGCAAACAGTGGCATAGAAGGACCATATATTGCCATGGCCTACTTGGCTTAGAGTGCCAATGCTGAATTACTGGTAATTCTATTGGATGTGGCTCTGATCCTGTGCCTCCGTAATACATTTCATGTGAGCTGATTGTACCATCTGCCTATGATCATATGTGCACATATTGGGCCTAACTGCAACTGTTGGCATATGTCTTCTTATCCTGTGACTCCTTACACATACTAATCTGTATGTATTAACACTGGCAGCATGCACTGCTCTATATGTGCTTAAGTTCACTTTATCAGAGTATGTGTCTTATGACTCTATACAACCTTTACATGCTGAGATTTAAAAATCACTAAGTACTTATTGTTGTAATCATGCTTATGTAAAGTTTCTGTCACTGGTGCCCCTGTAATCCCAGAGCACCACGTCTACCTTAATCAGAATTAATATTACCATCAGCACTCAGCTTGTAGTTGGATTTTGCACctttccctgttttgttttggagTCAGAGCCACAATTCTTTGAAAACAAGGTCCTCATTGACACTGTGGCACCAGCAACCCACAACAGAAAGACAGGTGATTATTGAAAGGTTTAAGAGGCgagttcccccaacctaacaatTATAGCACGGTGTGACTCCAAGAGGGAACAGCT
This window encodes:
- the LOC143672523 gene encoding testis-specific Y-encoded protein 3-like, whose translation is MIQERDHMASEERSGFPDNHLKPAGGLLVGESVGPRGEQSPESSSAGAEAQAAAVREVTEGPSEETAILWVGMGPEIEKLEVRVEIEIRGETGLVNEDGMETVAVVTEEDVKEPQERQKEKEQVQSDLGPSRTRPFLEALEALQLEMEPVNARARRAFSRLRRNMWQRRKSHLESRSAIIQGFPGFWVKAILNHPQMSAVITEQDEDMLNYMTNLEVEEINQPKNFCKITFFFRSNPYFQNEVIIKEYDVDITGFRASHSTPIRWFQNFECQAYSRRHQNTSPNFFNWFSDHNFTGSNRFAEIISEDLWLNPMQYYPREEETRSGNGDNRAPSAFDVEMIEYHSLPKITQDLKCYFKNGK